One Kitasatospora sp. NBC_01266 genomic window carries:
- a CDS encoding MFS transporter, with the protein MNRWRALIVLGTAQFLMVLDASVMNVSISQLVKDFNTEVTAIQAVITLYTLVMAAFMITGGKLGDMFGRRRMFIVGLMIYGVGSALTAVAPTLWVLALGWSVIEGLGAALVLPALAALVAGAYQGRERATAYGVIGGLAGAGIAVGPLLGGWLTTYLTWRLVFAGEVVLVLAILALMGWIQREPAPKQHPPLDVVGTVLSVVGLALMVLSVLQSGTWGWLQPRNPPFTVLGYSPTLFVLALGGVILWVFCWWEQRQEHPLMRLGLFGIPELRSGLLMLFSQNLVLLGLFFVIPLYLQVVQGLDAFQTGLRLLPVSITMLAASLGGSRLGRFASPRTVVRVGLLVLLVATVWLIGTIKPSLDDVSFALAMALLGLGTGLLASQLGNVVQSSVGTADRSEVGGLQYTAQNLGSSVGTALIGALLIGALATAFTNAITDHPAISDQVRQQAGIKMEAGIQFVPADQVATALAGSGVPPEEAAALVDSYRDAQLAGLKAALLAVAVITLASFSWTGRLPAKRAAGETAEETAEGTAEPG; encoded by the coding sequence GTGAACCGCTGGAGAGCGCTGATCGTCCTGGGGACGGCACAGTTCCTGATGGTGCTGGACGCCTCGGTGATGAACGTGTCGATCAGCCAGCTGGTCAAGGACTTCAACACCGAAGTGACCGCGATCCAGGCGGTGATCACCCTCTACACCCTGGTGATGGCCGCCTTCATGATCACCGGTGGCAAGCTCGGCGACATGTTCGGGCGCCGCCGGATGTTCATCGTCGGGCTGATGATCTACGGCGTCGGCTCCGCGCTGACCGCCGTCGCGCCCACCCTCTGGGTCCTCGCGCTCGGCTGGTCGGTCATCGAGGGCCTCGGTGCGGCCCTGGTGCTGCCCGCGCTCGCGGCCCTGGTCGCCGGCGCCTACCAGGGCCGCGAGCGCGCGACCGCCTACGGGGTGATCGGCGGGCTGGCCGGTGCCGGGATCGCGGTGGGACCGCTGCTGGGCGGCTGGCTGACCACCTACCTGACCTGGCGGCTGGTCTTCGCCGGCGAGGTCGTGCTGGTGCTGGCCATCCTGGCGCTGATGGGCTGGATCCAGCGGGAACCGGCGCCGAAGCAGCACCCGCCGCTGGATGTGGTCGGCACCGTGCTGTCGGTCGTCGGGCTGGCGCTGATGGTGCTGTCGGTCCTGCAGAGCGGCACCTGGGGCTGGCTGCAGCCGCGCAACCCGCCGTTCACCGTGCTCGGCTACTCCCCCACGCTGTTCGTCCTCGCGCTGGGCGGCGTGATCCTGTGGGTCTTCTGCTGGTGGGAGCAGCGGCAGGAGCATCCGCTGATGCGGCTGGGCCTCTTCGGCATCCCGGAGCTGCGGTCCGGGCTGCTCATGCTGTTCAGCCAGAACCTGGTCCTGCTGGGCCTGTTCTTCGTCATCCCGCTCTATCTGCAGGTGGTGCAGGGCCTGGACGCCTTCCAGACCGGGCTGCGCCTGCTGCCGGTGTCGATCACCATGCTCGCCGCCTCGCTCGGCGGGTCGCGGCTGGGCAGGTTCGCCTCGCCGCGCACCGTCGTGCGGGTCGGGCTGCTGGTCCTGCTGGTCGCCACCGTCTGGCTGATCGGCACGATCAAGCCGTCGCTGGACGACGTGTCGTTCGCGCTGGCCATGGCGCTGCTCGGGCTCGGCACGGGGCTGCTCGCCTCGCAGCTGGGCAACGTGGTGCAGTCCAGCGTCGGCACGGCGGATCGCAGCGAGGTCGGCGGGCTGCAGTACACCGCGCAGAACCTGGGCTCCTCGGTGGGCACGGCGCTGATCGGGGCGCTGCTGATCGGCGCCCTGGCGACCGCGTTCACCAACGCGATCACCGACCATCCGGCGATCTCGGACCAGGTGCGCCAGCAGGCCGGGATCAAGATGGAGGCGGGGATCCAGTTCGTCCCGGCGGACCAGGTCGCCACCGCGCTGGCCGGCAGCGGGGTGCCGCCCGAGGAGGCGGCGGCGCTGGTCGACTCCTACCGCGACGCCCAGCTCGCCGGGCTGAAGGCGGCGCTGCTGGCGGTCGCCGTGATCACGCTGGCGTCCTTCAGCTGGACCGGCCGGCTTCCTGCGAAGCGGGCGGCGGGGGAAACGGCGGAGGAAACGGCGGAGGGAACGGCGGAGCCGGGCTAA
- a CDS encoding DedA family protein, with amino-acid sequence MTSALNLTSGSSLLAAYGALAVLLVTFVEAGLLVVGFFVPGDTLLFPAGVLCASAPTAAEHHGPYLTLWQVLLCAAVGSIAGAQLGFLIGRHGGQALLSRSRSARLKSAAARSEELLERYGRRKAIVLGRFIPMVRSVLAPLAGALRVPVRTFTVWQVVGGLLWTQTTILAGYALGKSVPGIDNYLLPVVLALVVLSALPLLFAKRRNGTSTRPDR; translated from the coding sequence ATGACCTCGGCACTCAACCTCACCAGCGGCTCCTCGCTGCTCGCCGCCTACGGCGCGCTGGCGGTGCTGCTGGTGACGTTCGTCGAGGCCGGTCTGCTGGTGGTGGGGTTCTTCGTCCCCGGCGACACCCTGCTCTTCCCCGCCGGGGTGCTCTGCGCCTCCGCCCCGACCGCCGCCGAGCACCACGGCCCCTACCTCACGCTCTGGCAGGTGCTGCTCTGCGCGGCGGTCGGGTCGATCGCCGGCGCCCAGTTGGGGTTCCTGATCGGGCGGCACGGCGGACAGGCGCTGCTCTCGCGCAGCCGCAGCGCCCGGTTGAAGAGCGCCGCCGCCCGCTCCGAGGAGCTCCTGGAGCGCTACGGCCGGCGCAAGGCCATCGTGCTCGGCCGGTTCATCCCGATGGTGCGCTCGGTGCTCGCGCCGCTGGCCGGGGCACTTCGGGTGCCGGTGCGGACCTTCACCGTCTGGCAGGTGGTCGGCGGGCTGCTCTGGACGCAGACCACGATCCTGGCGGGCTACGCCCTGGGCAAGTCGGTGCCGGGGATCGACAACTACCTGCTGCCGGTGGTGCTGGCGCTGGTGGTGCTGTCGGCGCTGCCGCTGCTCTTCGCCAAGCGCAGGAACGGCACGAGCACGCGGCCCGACCGGTGA
- a CDS encoding transglycosylase SLT domain-containing protein: MPVFSTRMRKSAALLASAAGLAGLGMAVAPSAAFADTPQSIAASIVPGDQLASFDQIISHESGWNVTATNPSSGAYGLAQALPGSKMASVGADWQTNPTTQIKWAYDYMNSRYGSPNQAWAYWQVHHNY, translated from the coding sequence ATGCCCGTGTTCTCCACCCGCATGCGCAAGTCCGCCGCTCTTCTCGCCTCCGCCGCCGGTCTCGCCGGCCTGGGTATGGCCGTGGCCCCCAGCGCCGCGTTCGCCGACACCCCGCAGTCGATCGCCGCGAGCATCGTGCCCGGCGACCAGCTGGCCTCGTTCGACCAGATCATCTCCCACGAGAGCGGTTGGAACGTGACCGCCACCAACCCGTCCTCGGGCGCCTACGGGCTGGCCCAGGCCCTGCCGGGCAGCAAGATGGCCTCGGTCGGCGCCGACTGGCAGACCAACCCCACCACCCAGATCAAGTGGGCCTACGACTACATGAACTCCCGCTACGGCAGCCCGAACCAGGCCTGGGCCTACTGGCAGGTCCACCACAACTACTGA
- a CDS encoding DUF302 domain-containing protein translates to MDYGITVTLDLPFADTVERVRAALAGQGFGILTEIDVQATLRAKLGEELEDYLILGACNPPLAHRALGVDRRIGLLLPCNVVVRTADGRTVVEAMDPQVMVELTGRPELAPVADDAATRLRAALDALRA, encoded by the coding sequence ATGGACTACGGCATCACCGTCACCCTCGACCTGCCGTTCGCCGACACCGTCGAGCGGGTCCGCGCGGCCCTCGCGGGGCAGGGCTTCGGCATCCTGACCGAGATCGACGTGCAGGCCACGCTGCGGGCCAAGCTCGGCGAGGAGCTGGAGGACTACCTGATCCTCGGCGCCTGCAACCCGCCGCTCGCGCACCGCGCACTCGGCGTCGACCGCCGGATCGGGCTGCTGCTGCCGTGCAACGTGGTGGTGCGCACCGCCGACGGCCGCACGGTGGTGGAGGCGATGGACCCGCAGGTCATGGTCGAGCTGACCGGACGGCCGGAGCTCGCGCCGGTCGCCGACGACGCCGCCACCCGGCTGCGCGCGGCGCTGGACGCCCTGCGGGCCTGA
- a CDS encoding metal-sensitive transcriptional regulator, whose amino-acid sequence MQVDDDAVGAVLNRLRRAQGQLAGVIAMIEAGRDCKDVVTQLAAVSRALDRAGFKIVASGMRQCMAAADGEAPPMSEAELEKLFLTLA is encoded by the coding sequence GTGCAGGTCGACGACGACGCGGTTGGCGCAGTGCTGAACCGGCTTCGCCGGGCCCAGGGGCAGCTCGCGGGTGTCATCGCGATGATCGAGGCCGGGCGGGACTGCAAGGACGTGGTGACCCAGCTCGCCGCGGTCTCCCGGGCACTGGACCGGGCGGGCTTCAAGATCGTCGCCAGCGGCATGCGGCAGTGCATGGCCGCGGCGGACGGCGAGGCGCCGCCGATGAGCGAGGCCGAGCTGGAGAAGCTGTTCCTGACGCTGGCGTGA
- a CDS encoding endonuclease/exonuclease/phosphatase family protein, which produces MSPTTVRLLTFNTLFRGSARARLRALGAVLERSEYDIVCLQEVMSTRNLGALREVATSYRQVGYAPVFPMIRGGLVTLSRLPLTGRQFSLFRPARPVRREWVILKGALLTHHQVGDLRLTVVNTHLSANRDDDWSPQNRYTRVEAAELRQLGRVVRAAGPGTPLVVAGDFNVPRDSSTYGEFVRASGLRDALAGDREPTFRPTPRWPEPPAIDQVLFSVPPALAVEARAELVLRERVRLADGRMEYLSDHVGIGVELRIRPTDQGPEQR; this is translated from the coding sequence ATGTCACCCACCACCGTGCGGCTACTGACGTTCAACACGCTCTTCCGCGGCAGCGCCCGGGCCAGACTCCGCGCGCTCGGCGCGGTGTTGGAGCGCTCGGAGTACGACATCGTCTGCCTGCAGGAGGTGATGTCGACGCGCAACCTCGGCGCGCTGCGCGAGGTCGCCACCTCCTACCGCCAGGTCGGATACGCACCGGTCTTCCCGATGATCCGGGGCGGCCTGGTGACGCTCTCCCGACTGCCGCTCACCGGGCGGCAGTTCAGCCTCTTCCGGCCCGCCCGGCCGGTCCGCCGCGAGTGGGTCATACTCAAGGGGGCGCTGCTGACCCACCATCAGGTCGGCGACCTGCGGCTGACGGTGGTGAACACCCATCTGAGCGCCAACCGCGACGACGACTGGTCCCCGCAGAACCGCTACACCCGGGTCGAGGCCGCCGAGTTGCGGCAGCTCGGTCGCGTCGTGCGGGCGGCCGGGCCCGGCACCCCGCTGGTGGTCGCCGGGGACTTCAACGTCCCGCGCGACTCCTCGACGTACGGCGAGTTCGTCCGCGCGAGCGGGCTGCGGGATGCCCTGGCCGGCGATCGGGAGCCGACCTTCCGGCCGACGCCGCGGTGGCCCGAGCCGCCGGCCATCGACCAGGTCCTGTTCTCCGTGCCGCCCGCGCTCGCCGTCGAGGCGCGGGCGGAGCTGGTGCTGCGGGAGCGGGTGCGGCTGGCGGACGGGCGGATGGAGTACCTGTCGGACCACGTCGGCATCGGGGTGGAACTGCGGATCCGGCCGACCGACCAGGGACCGGAGCAGCGCTGA
- a CDS encoding sensor histidine kinase codes for MLLSGGMLAYPALSLVGVAQYSTGAGAIAGYAIAAVFACCYVLAVLYADRSTPSRRWLLLTVMTALFIAQLPFAREFAFFLATVVVCYAALFHRRHAVAIVAAGALSAILLPLAVRPWHSGPAWFQAVALVFTAMAVSAFAEIAAANFALLEARAEVARLASEAERTRIARDLHDLLGHSLTVITVKSGLARRLAATDPARSLQEITEVEGLSRQALTEVRAAVSGYREVTLGSELARGRELLRASGIVADLPKATDQVPAAHQELFGWVVREGLTNVVRHARADHCTVTLSALEVEIRDNGVGGTAGAGNGLTGLRERVAAAGGTVAAGPLSPHGWRLLVSLKPPTGKAT; via the coding sequence ATGCTGCTGTCGGGCGGCATGCTCGCCTATCCGGCACTCTCGCTGGTCGGGGTGGCCCAGTACTCGACCGGCGCCGGCGCGATCGCCGGGTACGCGATCGCGGCCGTCTTCGCCTGCTGCTACGTGCTCGCGGTCCTGTACGCCGACCGCAGCACCCCGTCCCGACGGTGGTTGCTGCTCACTGTGATGACCGCGCTGTTCATCGCCCAACTGCCGTTCGCCAGGGAGTTCGCGTTCTTCCTCGCCACCGTCGTCGTCTGCTACGCCGCCCTCTTCCACCGGCGGCACGCGGTGGCGATCGTCGCGGCCGGTGCGCTCAGCGCGATTCTGCTGCCCCTGGCGGTCCGTCCGTGGCACAGCGGGCCCGCGTGGTTCCAGGCGGTCGCGCTGGTCTTCACGGCCATGGCCGTGAGCGCGTTCGCCGAGATCGCCGCCGCCAACTTCGCGCTGCTGGAAGCCCGCGCCGAGGTCGCCCGGCTCGCCTCGGAGGCCGAACGGACCCGGATCGCCCGCGACCTGCACGACCTGCTGGGCCACTCGCTCACGGTGATCACGGTCAAGAGCGGCCTGGCCCGCCGGCTCGCCGCGACCGACCCCGCGCGCTCGCTCCAGGAGATCACCGAGGTCGAGGGCCTCTCCCGGCAGGCGCTCACCGAGGTGCGGGCCGCCGTCTCGGGCTACCGGGAGGTGACCCTGGGCAGCGAACTCGCCCGTGGCCGGGAGCTGCTGCGCGCCTCCGGCATCGTCGCGGACCTGCCCAAGGCCACCGACCAGGTCCCCGCCGCCCACCAGGAGCTGTTCGGCTGGGTGGTGCGCGAGGGCCTGACCAACGTGGTGCGCCACGCGCGGGCCGACCACTGCACGGTCACCCTGTCGGCGCTGGAGGTGGAGATCCGCGACAACGGCGTGGGCGGTACGGCCGGTGCCGGCAACGGCCTCACCGGGCTGCGCGAACGGGTCGCGGCGGCCGGCGGCACGGTGGCGGCCGGACCGCTGAGCCCGCACGGCTGGCGCCTGCTCGTCTCGCTCAAGCCGCCGACGGGGAAGGCGACATGA
- a CDS encoding response regulator transcription factor, protein MTIRLLLADDQALIRTALCALLDLEEDFEVVAAVGRGDEIVDAAREHRPDVALLDIEMPGLDGLTAAAVLAAQLPHCRVVILTTFGRAGYLRRAMEAGAVGFVVKDAPAEALADAIRRVMNGERVVDPALAAATLAAGDSPLTARERDVLNVTRSGASVAEIAARLYLSEGTVRNYLSAAIAKTGTGNRMAALRVADERGWL, encoded by the coding sequence ATGACGATCCGTCTGCTCCTCGCCGACGACCAGGCGCTGATCCGCACCGCACTCTGCGCGCTGCTCGACCTGGAGGAGGACTTCGAGGTCGTGGCCGCCGTCGGCCGCGGCGACGAGATCGTCGACGCGGCGCGCGAACACCGGCCCGACGTGGCGCTGCTCGACATCGAGATGCCGGGCCTGGACGGCCTGACCGCCGCCGCCGTGCTCGCCGCCCAACTCCCCCACTGCCGGGTGGTGATCCTGACCACCTTCGGGCGCGCGGGCTACCTGCGCCGCGCGATGGAGGCGGGCGCCGTCGGCTTCGTCGTCAAGGACGCGCCCGCCGAGGCGCTCGCGGACGCCATCCGCCGCGTGATGAACGGCGAGCGCGTGGTCGACCCCGCGCTGGCCGCCGCGACCCTGGCCGCCGGCGACTCCCCGCTCACCGCCCGCGAGCGTGACGTCCTCAACGTGACCCGCTCGGGCGCGAGCGTGGCCGAGATCGCCGCCAGGCTGTACCTGTCGGAGGGCACCGTGCGCAACTACCTGTCGGCGGCGATCGCCAAGACCGGGACGGGCAACCGGATGGCGGCCCTGCGGGTGGCGGACGAGCGCGGCTGGCTATAG